The following are encoded together in the Daucus carota subsp. sativus chromosome 5, DH1 v3.0, whole genome shotgun sequence genome:
- the LOC108223659 gene encoding uncharacterized protein LOC108223659 isoform X1 has translation MWCSDRCSFQMLQVNFWAIGKPNPTASLTGHSSGLDSVSFDSSEVFVAAGAARCTIKLCNLEESKIVRTIPGHRPNCISLDFHPFGEIFASGSSDTNLKIWDIRLKGGCIRTYKGHTRGVNAIRFTLDGRWVVSGGEDNTDFFLLEVPLSMNARPSLFQDPEQLEADALQNSFDRNSSLISHKVHSFGFKIYIVLAISQFHFPLINNYWLRLHPASSKTMNLIIFSDVFSIFRNLMIIIFGIDFHLHLNTLKYIKI, from the exons ATGTGGTGTTCTGATCGCTGTTCTTTCCAAATGTTGCAG GTCAATTTCTGGGCAATTGGCAAACCAAATCCAACTGCT AGCCTCACAGGTCATTCTAGCGGTCTTGATTCTGTTAGCTTTGACTCCTCTGAAGTGTTTGTAGCTGCGGGAGCAGCAAGGTGTACAATTAAGCTCTGTAATTTAGAGGAGTCAAAga TTGTTCGCACCATCCCTGGTCACAGACCAAACTGTATATCCTTGGACTTTCATCCCTTCGGTGAAATTTTTGCTTCTGGTTCATCGGACACAAATTTGAAGATATGGGACATTAGACTAAAAGGGGGTTGTATTCGCACCTACAAGGGCCACACCAGAGGGGTAAATGCAATCAGATTTACGCTAGATGGCCGTTGGGTCGTATCCGGTGGAGAGGACAACACTG ATTTTTTCCTACTAGAG GTGCCTTTAAGTATGAATGCGCGCCCAAGTCTGTTTCAAGATCCAGAGCAGCTTGAAGCCGATGCTCTTCAGAATAGCTTTGACAGAAACTCATCTTTAATCTCGCATAAGGTACACAgttttggttttaaaatatatattgtactTGCCATTTCACAGTTCCACTTTCCTCTCATAAACAACTACTGGTTGCGACTACACCCTGCCAGCTCCAAGACAATGAATCTTATTATATTTAGTGATGTATTTAGTATTTTTAGgaatttaatgattattatctttggaATTGATTTTCACCttcatttaaatacattaaaatatattaaaatataa
- the LOC108220077 gene encoding uncharacterized protein LOC108220077 produces MSLSSLQDDLYRSSGQSLDGSFRKSRSGLSSYKSSSISASGNFAPASKGVFKSLRDYAKKLNDLDLFIQILEDWVVENSHADSTNGEMSFRSPFSINDLRTIDYALEGFLFQQLFRMPCSPYDSDNMREDQYLALEDFLHTIADGLWRTFWHKSGSLPYYISCPRHPGSKFYTVEKAILRRRLGALSGAALVSKVGSNERVHWDKVVEFALFKEDILMKNDLGYSPSVICEALFYGVHILLSRSLNKYNTNNSDSVFILVLDSKFGGVVKLGGDLAKLELNPVNPYQSIVEWIQCHAQIDISPVDRVWNKLGNANWRDLGTLQLILATFYSIAQCHGPPRKSITSLASQHSLRLQKRRIECKLYEDENGLLPFEQVNHENKEIIELDHSDHPFHEMKASRLKPQQGEILLLEDQDQGQRCYQICESFVGGTSCTYSAVALDCPIEMLTLYIGAHPSRLEQSLEDMSMWYLVQRQSKVLNIFKDNGISSRYLPEILAYGRILHSGPCKKESPKGLCDHPWCGTSILVTYPFGESLSSTASLDGPLSSEEAVRCCRDCLSALRSAKMANIQHGNICPENIIRVAETEAERESFLYVLVSWGRAVLEERDSPAINLQFSSAHALQNGKLCPSSDAESLVYLLYFVCGGKLQQQDSIESALQWRQKCWAKRYIQQRLGEVSSLLKAFADYIDSLCGTPYPVDYDIWIKRLSKAVDSSADRGKKVEEMLRLTDIAESSGTSKGGNSFVEQEQE; encoded by the exons ATGAGTTTAA GTTCTTTGCAAGATGATTTGTACAGATCCTCAGGGCAAAGTTTGGATGGAAGTTTCAGGAAGTCTAGATCTG GTCTTTCTTCTTATAAATCATCCAGCATTTCAGCGTCTGGAAACTTTGCTCCTGCTTCAAAAGGGGTCTTCAAATCTTTGAGAGATTATGCAAAGAAACTTAATGACCTTGACTTATTTATTCAAATTCTTGAGGATTGGGTTGTGGAGAATTCACATGCTGATAGTACAAACGGCGAAATGTCTTTCAGGTCCCCCTTTTCTATTAATGACTTGCGTACTATTGACTATGCATTGGAAGGCTTCTTATTCCAGCAATTATTCCGCATGCCTTGCTCACCTTATGACTCTGATAATATGAGAGAAGATCAGTATCTTGCTCTTGAAGATTTTCTTCACACTATTGCCGATGGCTTGTGGCGTACATTCTGGCATAAAAGTGGATCATTGCCATACTACATATCCTGTCCTCGTCACCCTGGGTCAAAATTTTATACTGTTGAGAAAGCGATATTGAGGAGAAGGCTTGGAGCGCTCAGTGGTGCAGCTTTGGTATCGAAAGTAGGGAGTAATGAAAGAGTTCACTGGGATAAAGTGGTTGAGTTTGCATTATTTAAAGAAGACATTCTCATGAAAAATGATCTGGGATATTCTCCTTCAGTAATATGTGAAGCTCTTTTTTACGGTGTTCACATACTACTTTCCAGGAGTCTGAACAAGTATAATACTAATAACAGCGATTCAGTATTCATTTTAGTTCTTGACTCTAAGTTTGGCGGTGTTGTTAAACTTGGGGGTGACCTtgctaaacttgaacttaaccCAGTTAACCCATACCAATCAATCGTAGAATGGATCCAGTGCCATGCTCAAATAGATATATCCCCTGTAGATCGTGTATGGAACAAACTTGGAAATGCAAATTGGAGGGACTTGGGAACTTTGCAACTGATACTGGCAACATTTTACTCTATTGCGCAGTGTCATGGACCACCGAGAAAGTCAATCACATCACTTGCATCTCAACATAGCCTCCGTCTTCAGAAGCGTAGGATAGAATGCAAACTCTATGAGGATGAAAATGGTCTACTTCCCTTTGAGCAGGTCAACCACGAAAACAAAGAAATTATCGAGCTTGACCATAGTGATCATCCATTTCATGAAATGAAAGCATCACGGCTGAAGCCACAGCAAGGTGAGATACTCCTGCTGGAGGATCAGGACCAAGGACAGAGATGCTATCAGATATGTGAATCTTTTGTTGGAGGGACTTCTTGTACCTACAGTGCCGTGGCTTTAGATTGTCCCATTGAAATGTTGACATTATATATAGGTGCCCATCCCTCACGTCTAGAACAATCGTTAGAGGACATGAGTATGTGGTATCTGGTACAAAGGCAAAGCAAAGTATTGAACATCTTCAAAGATAACGGAATTTCTAGTAGATATCTACCGGAAATACTTGCATACGGCAGAATATTGCATTCGGGTCCTTGCAAGAAAGAAAGTCCAAAGGGCCTGTGTGATCATCCATGGTGTGGTACATCAATACTTGTGACTTATCCTTTTGGGGAGTCACTTTCATCAACTGCATCTCTTGATGGCCCACTTTCATCTGAGGAGGCAGTCCGCTGCTGCAGAGACTGCCTATCAGCTCTGAGAAGTGCAAAGATGGCCAACATCCAGCATGGTAATATCTGTCCTGAGAACATAATACGCGTTGCTGAGACTGAAGCAGAAAGAGAGAGCTTCTTGTATGTTCTAGTCTCATGGGGGCGTGCAGTTCTTGAAGAAAGGGACAGCCCAGCTATTAACTTGCAGTTCTCATCAGCTCATGCtcttcaaaatgggaaactctGCCCTTCATCTGATGCAGAAAGTCTAGTCTACCTCCTGTATTTTGTTTGTGGTGGTAAACTTCAACAACAAGACTCTATCGAATCTGCTCTGCAATGGAGGCAGAAATGCTGGGCAAAACGCTACATTCAACAACGTTTGGGTGAGGTTTCATCACTTCTGAAGGCGTTTGCTGACTATATAGACAGCCTTTGTGGTACACCATATCCAGTTGACTACGATATATGGATAAAGCGACTGAGCAAGGCTGTTGATAGCTCAGCAGATAGAGGGAAAAAGGTTGAAGAAATGTTGAGACTAACAGATATTGCGGAGTCTTCTGGTACCTCTAAGGGTGGAAATTCTTTTGTAGAGCAGGAGCAGGAGTGA
- the LOC108223659 gene encoding katanin p80 WD40 repeat-containing subunit B1 homolog KTN80.4 isoform X4 yields MWCSDRCSFQMLQVNFWAIGKPNPTASLTGHSSGLDSVSFDSSEVFVAAGAARCTIKLCNLEESKIVRTIPGHRPNCISLDFHPFGEIFASGSSDTNLKIWDIRLKGGCIRTYKGHTRGVNAIRFTLDGRWVVSGGEDNTDFFLLEVPLSMNARPSLFQDPEQLEADALQNSFDRNSSLISHKTYFLTISWE; encoded by the exons ATGTGGTGTTCTGATCGCTGTTCTTTCCAAATGTTGCAG GTCAATTTCTGGGCAATTGGCAAACCAAATCCAACTGCT AGCCTCACAGGTCATTCTAGCGGTCTTGATTCTGTTAGCTTTGACTCCTCTGAAGTGTTTGTAGCTGCGGGAGCAGCAAGGTGTACAATTAAGCTCTGTAATTTAGAGGAGTCAAAga TTGTTCGCACCATCCCTGGTCACAGACCAAACTGTATATCCTTGGACTTTCATCCCTTCGGTGAAATTTTTGCTTCTGGTTCATCGGACACAAATTTGAAGATATGGGACATTAGACTAAAAGGGGGTTGTATTCGCACCTACAAGGGCCACACCAGAGGGGTAAATGCAATCAGATTTACGCTAGATGGCCGTTGGGTCGTATCCGGTGGAGAGGACAACACTG ATTTTTTCCTACTAGAG GTGCCTTTAAGTATGAATGCGCGCCCAAGTCTGTTTCAAGATCCAGAGCAGCTTGAAGCCGATGCTCTTCAGAATAGCTTTGACAGAAACTCATCTTTAATCTCGCATAAG ACTTATTTCTTAACAATATCATGGGAGTGA
- the LOC108223659 gene encoding katanin p80 WD40 repeat-containing subunit B1 homolog KTN80.4 isoform X3, whose protein sequence is MWCSDRCSFQMLQVNFWAIGKPNPTASLTGHSSGLDSVSFDSSEVFVAAGAARCTIKLCNLEESKIVRTIPGHRPNCISLDFHPFGEIFASGSSDTNLKIWDIRLKGGCIRTYKGHTRGVNAIRFTLDGRWVVSGGEDNTDFFLLEVPLSMNARPSLFQDPEQLEADALQNSFDRNSSLISHKANKVTKTRGFVDSENLAGLGILQMCTERFRDRI, encoded by the exons ATGTGGTGTTCTGATCGCTGTTCTTTCCAAATGTTGCAG GTCAATTTCTGGGCAATTGGCAAACCAAATCCAACTGCT AGCCTCACAGGTCATTCTAGCGGTCTTGATTCTGTTAGCTTTGACTCCTCTGAAGTGTTTGTAGCTGCGGGAGCAGCAAGGTGTACAATTAAGCTCTGTAATTTAGAGGAGTCAAAga TTGTTCGCACCATCCCTGGTCACAGACCAAACTGTATATCCTTGGACTTTCATCCCTTCGGTGAAATTTTTGCTTCTGGTTCATCGGACACAAATTTGAAGATATGGGACATTAGACTAAAAGGGGGTTGTATTCGCACCTACAAGGGCCACACCAGAGGGGTAAATGCAATCAGATTTACGCTAGATGGCCGTTGGGTCGTATCCGGTGGAGAGGACAACACTG ATTTTTTCCTACTAGAG GTGCCTTTAAGTATGAATGCGCGCCCAAGTCTGTTTCAAGATCCAGAGCAGCTTGAAGCCGATGCTCTTCAGAATAGCTTTGACAGAAACTCATCTTTAATCTCGCATAAG GCTAATAAAGTTACCAAAACTCGTGGTTTCGTCGATTCTGAGAATCTTGCTGGCCTTGGGATATTGCAAATGTGTACTGAGAGGTTTAGGGATAGGATATAG
- the LOC108223659 gene encoding katanin p80 WD40 repeat-containing subunit B1 homolog KTN80.4 isoform X2 has product MWCSDRCSFQMLQVNFWAIGKPNPTASLTGHSSGLDSVSFDSSEVFVAAGAARCTIKLCNLEESKIVRTIPGHRPNCISLDFHPFGEIFASGSSDTNLKIWDIRLKGGCIRTYKGHTRGVNAIRFTLDGRWVVSGGEDNTDFFLLEVPLSMNARPSLFQDPEQLEADALQNSFDRNSSLISHKVDQVFFHLSIDQSHARFFRVEDEKLSKIQEHPSFVSVVLY; this is encoded by the exons ATGTGGTGTTCTGATCGCTGTTCTTTCCAAATGTTGCAG GTCAATTTCTGGGCAATTGGCAAACCAAATCCAACTGCT AGCCTCACAGGTCATTCTAGCGGTCTTGATTCTGTTAGCTTTGACTCCTCTGAAGTGTTTGTAGCTGCGGGAGCAGCAAGGTGTACAATTAAGCTCTGTAATTTAGAGGAGTCAAAga TTGTTCGCACCATCCCTGGTCACAGACCAAACTGTATATCCTTGGACTTTCATCCCTTCGGTGAAATTTTTGCTTCTGGTTCATCGGACACAAATTTGAAGATATGGGACATTAGACTAAAAGGGGGTTGTATTCGCACCTACAAGGGCCACACCAGAGGGGTAAATGCAATCAGATTTACGCTAGATGGCCGTTGGGTCGTATCCGGTGGAGAGGACAACACTG ATTTTTTCCTACTAGAG GTGCCTTTAAGTATGAATGCGCGCCCAAGTCTGTTTCAAGATCCAGAGCAGCTTGAAGCCGATGCTCTTCAGAATAGCTTTGACAGAAACTCATCTTTAATCTCGCATAAG GTGGACCAAGTGTTTTTCCATCTCTCAATTGATCAATCCCATGCCCGTTTCTTTAGGGTCGAAGATGAGAAACTATCAAAGATTCAAGAGCATCCATCTTTTGTTTCTGTTGTGCTATATTAA
- the LOC108223928 gene encoding asparagine--tRNA ligase, chloroplastic/mitochondrial-like — protein MAAAVLSPATTLRLNPFYATVRFISLRRKTLPTTLLPSLLKPIIPTPQNYTHYPSFSGGRKFSSVISAKISPENAVERQKDEVLGSDKKVGKFRKRLRVVDIKGGVDEGLDRLGENLVVKGWIRTLRVQSSVTFIEVNDGSCLSNMQCVVGSDAEGYDQVENGLTTTGASVCVEGILVASQGSKQKVELKVEKLTTVGKSDPSFPIQKKRVSREFLRTKSHLRPRTNTFGAVARVRNALAYATHKFFNENGFVWISSPIITASDCEGAGEQFCVTTLIPSSREANESLADAIPKTKDGLIDWSQDFFGKPAFLTVSGQLNAETYATALSDVYTFGPTFRAENSNTSRHLAEFWMIEPELAFANLDDDMACATAYLQYVVKYVLENCKEDMDFFNTWIEKGIVNRLSDVVEKDFVQLTYTDAVELLLRAKKKFEFPVKWGCDLQSEHERYITEEAFDGCPVIIRDYPKEIKAFYMRQNDDGKTVAAMDLLVPRVGELIGGSQREERLDLLEDRLDELQLNKESYWWYLDLRRYGSVPHAGFGLGFERLVQFATGIENIRDAIPFPRTPGSAEF, from the exons ATGGCCGCCGCCGTTCTATCTCCGGCCACCACTCTCCGGCTAAACCCTTTTTACGCCACCGTCAGATTCATATCCTTACGCCGCAAAACCCTCCCAACAACCCTTCTCCCCTCTCTCCTAAAACCCATCATCCCAACCCCACAAAATTACACGCACTACCCATCTTTTTCCGGCGGCCGGAAGTTCAGTAGTGTGATTTCCGCGAAAATTTCGCCGGAAAATGCGGTGGAGAGGCAGAAGGATGAAGTCTTGGGGAGTGATAAGAAGGTTGGGAAGTTTCGAAAAAGGCTGAGAGTTGTGGATATTAAAGGAGGGGTTGATGAGGGTTTGGATAGGTTAGGGGAGAATTTAGTTGTCAAGGGTTGGATTCGAACTCTTCGGGTGCAGAGTAGTGTTACATTCATTGAG GTGAACGATGGATCATGTTTATCGAATATGCAATGTGTGGTTGGCTCGGATGCTGAAGGTTATGATCAG GTAGAGAATGGCTTGACAACAACAGGTGCATCAGTATGTGTAGAAGGGATTCTGGTAGCTAGTCAAGGCTCTAAGCAGAAAGTAGAATTGAAGGTCGAGAAGCTCACTACG GTCGGTAAAAGTGATCCTTCATTCCCCATCCAGAAGAAAAGAGTCAGCAGAGAATTTTTGAGAACAAAATCTCATCTTCGTCCAAGAACAAACACCTTTGGCGCG GTTGCACGCGTGAGAAATGCTTTGGCTTATGCCACACACAAGTTTTTCAATGAAAATGGATTTGTGTGGATCTCAAGTCCTATTATTACTGCTTCAGATTGTGAAGGAGCTGGTGAGCAGTTTTGTGTGACTACTTTG ATTCCAAGCTCCAGAGAAGCTAATGAATCTCTAGCCGATGCCATTCCTAAAACGAAAGATGGTCTTATTGATTGGTCACAA GACTTCTTTGGGAAGCCAGCATTCTTAACCGTCTCAGGGCAACTAAATGCCGAAACATATGCTACTGCTCTTTCAGAT GTGTATACATTTGGCCCCACATTTCGAGCAGAAAATTCAAACACATCTAGGCACTTGGCAGAATTTTGG ATGATTGAACCAGAGCTCGCATTTGCAAACTTAGATGACGACATGGCTTGTGCAACTGCGTATCTCCAGTATGTA GTGAAATATGTGCTGGAAAATTGCAAGGAAGATatggatttttttaatacttggaTTGAGAAAGGAATTGTCAATCGACTGAGT GATGTGGTCGAGAAAGACTTTGTCCAATTAACTTATACAGATGCAGTTGAACTTCTTCTACGAGCCAAAAAGAAGTTTGAATTCCCG gTGAAATGGGGATGTGATTTGCAAAGTGAGCATGAACGTTATATCACTGAGGAAGCATTTGATGGTTGTCCTGTGATTATAAGAGATTACCCAAAg GAGATCAAGGCCTTTTATATGAGGCAAAATGATGATGGAAAGACTGTAGCGGCTATGGATTTGTTAGTTCCTCGG GTTGGTGAACTAATTGGTGGAAGCCAAAGAGAGGAACGTCTTGATCTTTTAGAAGATCGACTAGATGAATTGCAGCTTAATAAAGAAAGCTATTGGTGGTACCTTGACCTGCGGCGTTACGGTTCAG TTCCGCATGCAGGTTTCGGATTAGGGTTTGAGAGGCTAGTCCAATTTGCCACTGGGATAGAAAACATAAGAGATGCAATACCTTTCCCTCGGACACCTGGCTCGGCTGAGTTTTGA